The Pseudanabaena sp. PCC 6802 genomic interval GTCGCAGTGCAGGTTTAATCTCTTCAGTCGTATTCAATGGCAACGGTCAACTCCTGGCTAGCACCAGTCACGATAAAATCGTCAGACTTTGGAATACAAGTACTGGTGAATGTTTGAGGGAGTGGCAGGGAGATACTACAATTGTATATTCAGTGTCGTTCAGCCCGGACGATCGCATCCTCGCCACGGGCGGCATCGACGCAAGAATCAAGCTGTGGGATGTAACTACTGGTGAATGCCTCAAAACGTTGCATGATGGCACCCAAGTCTGGTCGATTGCCTTCAGTCCAGATGGGCTAATCCTGGCTAATGGGAGTAGTCGTAATACGGTGAAACTGTGGGAGGTAGACTCTGGGAAATGCCTCAAGGAGTTGGAAGGGCACAACAGTCAGATCTGGTCAGTTGCCTTCAGTCCAGATGGACAAATCCTAGCCAGCGGGAGTAGCGATCGCACGATTCGACTTTGGGATATGCGGACTGGGGAGTGCCTTAGAACGTTGCAGGGACACTCAGATTCGGTAGAGTCTGTTGCTTTTAGGCCAGATAATTCTCAAACTCTAGCAGAATCAATAAATTCACATCAAATCCTGGCTAGTGGCAGTAAGGATGAAACGATTAAGCTTTGGGATGTGGAGACAGGCGAGTGCCTCGCAACATTGCGATCGCCCCGACTCTATGAGGGCACGAACATTACGGGTGTTACAGGAATAACTGAAGCTCAAAAAACGACGCTGAAGGTGCTGGGAGCAATGGAGCAGTAGGTAGAACTCGGTGGTTTTGAGTGCCATTGTTCTGTGTGTGGGGAGCTAGAAAGTTTAGAGGTTAGGGGGCTGTTTCAGTGGTTTCAGGGAGAAATTCAACGTTTGCGTATAGCTCGGATAGGGGAAATTTCAGATCGACACTGGCGAGATAGACTTCAGGATTGGCTGCATCAAAATTTAGCTGCTCGTTGAAAATGTGAATTAATTCCCAGTTATTGCTTTGATTGCGGCGATAGATTTCAAGGCTAGGTCGATCGCAGTCAATTAGTAGATATTCCTGTAAAGTTTCAATGCGACGATAGTTACGGAATTTCTGACCGCGATCGCGACTTTCCGTGCTTGGAGAAAGCACTTCAGCGATCAGGCAGGGATATTGGATGAAATCACGGGCTTGGCGATCGCGATCGTCACACGTAATACTGATATCAGGATAATAATATACGCCTTTGTTGGGGATGGCGACTTTGGCATCATTGACCAATACTTTGCAACCTTTCCCGCGCAAGTGAAGGTTGAGCAAGGTAGAAAGGTTGACTGGTATTTGACTATGGGGAATACTACCGCCTGTCATGGCGATAATTTCTCCATGTTCGTATTCGTGCTTGGTGTCTTGCTGCGCTTCCCATGCCAGATACTCTTGGGGGGACATGGGGGCGCGATCGCTATGTTTTAGTTGGGCAACCATAAATCATTCTCCTTAGCTTGCATTATGCCACTCCATCATTCATATAGCGTTTTTCAGATCGAAAAAGAATTTACTTATGGGGTGAAAGGGTAAAACCCTTCTTGGGGGCAACGCCCCAAACCCCCAGTCTTCCGGAAGCGAAAAGCGCTATAAAGCTTACGTTTTCATAAAGCTGAGAGAGGGAAATTCTAGTTTAATTTTATAGCGTTTTTCAATTGAGAACAGGTTTTATTGACGGGGTGAAGGGGTTCCACACGGCAGTGGCTCTAGCGGGGAACCCCCAAGACCGCCCTGCCTCCCCTTCTTGGGGGCAACGCCCCCAAACCCCCTTCTCGTTTTCATCTGAAAACCGCTATAGCAAGATGAATCATGGGATTGTGGGCAGTAAAATTTGTTTCGTCAAAGCGATAAAAGTATTGCCATTTGGAGATTTAGATAGATGAGATTACCAGCTTTTGCGAACTAGAAGTCATAACTATAGCCGTAGACAGATCTGTTAGGACAGGAGCAGGGGTGTAACCCCTGCACCCCGTCCTAAGCCTATTGGCTATAGCAATACATAAGAAAAGCATCCCTTTACAGATTTTCCTGTTTGCAAAGGTATGCTGCTTTTAATAGCTGCTAATGAAGTTGCTGGACGTACTTGTCGATCCCTCGGCTAATAGTATGGGATATCCAGAACCACTTGGATCTGTCAAAATTGTTTGTTATCGCGTTTTTCGCTCGACAGAGGATGTCAAACTTGGTATTTCTCCTAGATCTGAACTAAGTACTAAAGAAGCATAGTATCCTCTTTGACTAAGAAGTTCCTCATGGGAACCTCGTTCGACTATTGTTCCGCGATCGACGACGAAGATCGTGTCGGCATTGCGAATGGTGCTTAAGCGATGCGCGATCGCAATCCGCGTGCATCCCAGCCGATCTAAATTCTGCTCGACCAAACTCTCTGTCATTACATCCAGGTGGCTGGTAGCCTCATCCAGTAGGATGATGGCAGGCTGATGGACTAAAGCGCGAGCGATCGCTAAGCGCTGGCGCTGACCGCCGGATAATCCAGAACCTCCTTCAGCAATTCTAGTTTCGTACCCCATCGGTAGTTGCACGATATCTTCGTGGATTGCGGCGAGCTTTGCTGCCTGCACTACCTGTTCTAAATCGAGGCTGGGGTTGTTAACCGTGATATTTTGCCGAATGGAACCGCTAAAGAGAAATGGCTCTTGCAACACTACTCCGAACTGACTGCGCAAGGTGCGCCAGTTGAAAGCCTGGAGAGGGATGCCATCATACAGAATCTCTCCCATAGTTGGGAGATACAGACCAAGTAATAGCTTCGCTAGAGTGCTCTTCCCGGAACCAGACCGACCTACTAAAGCAATCTTTTGGCCGGGTTCGATCTCAAGCGAAATGTCGCGCAAGACAAATGGGGCATTTTCGTCGTAGCGAAAGCTCACCTGGTTTAGTTGAATCCGACCCGTCAGGGGTGGTGCGGTTTTTACCCCATGCAGCTTTTGTTCCGGCTCGGCTGTCAAAACATCGACCAGTCGCTCCAGGTGCGCGCCAACTAATTGCAATTTCTGACCGTTGGATACTAAAGATGCTAAAGGTACGAGAAAAGCCATAGCAATTGCGTTAAATGCTAACATCGTTCCCAGACTCATCGTTCCATTCAGCACCAACAGCGCTCCCACCCACAACAATACGAGCGGCGAACCCATCCGCAGTGCTAGCATTGCTGTATCAATCCCAGCCGCTAAATGGTTGCGCTGCAATGAAACATGGAGTTGATTGAAAAATAGATTCGACCAACGGTCAAAGGCTCGATCTTCGCTACCAGATGCTTTCAGTGTTAAAATTCCGGTCAGGGCTTCCACAAGATAGCTATGGGATTCTGACTGAGCGAGTAGATCTCGCTGCATTAAATCGTGTATTCGCCCTGTGGTAGCGAACAAAAGTCCCAACTGCAGCATGCCTGCGATCGAGACAACTAGACCAAATATAGGAGCCTCAGCCAATAGAAGTGCAAGATAGCCCAATACAAAGGCACCATCCAGGACTATCGATAGAGTTTGACTTGTAAGAGTTTCTCGGATAGTGGCGTTACTTGCCAGCCGCATCAACAGATCGCCAGTAGTGCGGCGCTCGAAAAAGCTGAAGGGAAGGGCGAATAAGCGATCGCAGAAATCAAGCATCATGCGAGCATCCATGCGGGCTTGCAAATAGATCAGTAGCGATGCGCGCAGATAGCTAGTCACTGCCTGCGCCAAAAGCGGCATCGCCATACCTACAGCTAGAATTGGCATAGAGCTGGCAATCTGGAGTGGGAGAACGCGATCGACCAATATCTTGGTGAAGATTGGCACTGCTAAGCCAAATACTTGAAGCAGTAGAGAACTCCCCAAGATTTGCGCGAGTAAGCCAGGTCTATCTAACACGTACTGAATCAAATAGTTGCGCCACGATCGCGTATCTTTACGGTCGCGACGTTCAAATTGAGACCCTGGCTCGAAGGTCAAAACTACACCCGTAAAGCCCGTTGCGAATTCGGCAGATGTCAACTGCCTTCGCCCCAAGGCTGGATCGACGATTTCAACTCGCTGCGGCGACCAACGCTCGATCGCGATGAAGTGATTGAATTCCCAGTGAGCGATCGCGGGTAGTTGCACGTATTTAAAATCTGCCAGATCTGCGAGAGAATATGCTTTCACTCTCAATCCATAGGAGCGAGCGCACTTAGCGATCGTCTCGGCGAGCGCTCCATCTCGACCAATGTTCATGCGATCGCGACACTCAGCCACAGTTGTTTCGCGACCGAAGTAGCTGAGAATCATAGCCAGACAGGCTGCACCGCATTCAACAGCGCTAAGTTGCAACCTCATGGGAACTCGATATCGCGATCGCGATATCAATTTTTTTGCACCAAAAGCATAGGAAAGCAGATGCCTAAATCGCCTGCCGAGCGACTCAACCTGGGAGTAAATTTTTTTTGTGTGTGGGAATGCATTCATTTTCTCAGTGACGGAATTGGGTTTACTTAAAGTTTTGTGGCAAGCTTTGCGGTAAAGCATCTTCAGTAAATAATTGCCCCACGATCGGCAACAGGGATATAGCACGCTGCGAACCAATTTCAACCTCGACATGACCCAAACTTCCCAAATACACGTTGGCAGGTAACTGGGTAGGAGCAGTCTCCCACGGCGCGATCGCGACTGCAACGGGCTGGGCGATCGCCTGCGCAGCTCCGGGGCTAAGGGCAAACTGTTTTTGGATAGAATCGGGGCTGCGAATCTCTGATTCAACGGTTAGAATTGTGCGACTGAAGCGATCGTCTATACCAGCAAATTTCAAGAATAGCTTTTGCTGAGGTCGCAACTTCGACAAGTACTGAGGAGGTAAAAAGATTACCACAACTGCTTCTTTATCTATGCCATTGGTTTGGTTGGTTTGACTGGCACGACTCTGCCAGCGCGTGACAATAGCTTGGCCAGAAGCATAGATGGGAATCTTGGCAACCCAAGCACACAAGCCACTGGTGGCAATTAGTCCCAAGAGCGCCCAAAGATAGAGAAAGATCTGCGGAGAGACCATGCGGGGCAATACTGACCGTTCGCGACTTTCGATATAGCGGCGAACCGCATCATCTCGAAAAATAGATCGCGTTCCCTTCCGATCTCCTCCGGAAATTTCGCTGGATTGACCTTTTCGATCTCTCATCGCTCCTACTCCCATAACAGCACTGAAGGCAGTCGATCTGGCTGTGCCAAGCGAAGCAGTTGATAACCAATTCCGGCTGTGCCCTGGAAGAAACCAGGATTAAATACAGAATTGGGTAAGTTGGGAAACAGTTGATACGCTCCCGTGCGCCTGGCTCTAGACACAACATTTGTTGCGTTTTGGAAGGCAGTCTGATGCCAATCAGAACGGGAGCAGCGTTGCGCGCCGACTAAGAGCGCTTCTACCCGACCCAGATTGCCGCAGCAGAGATGATCGATTATTTGCAAGGCATATTTTTGAGTGGTTTGTAGAGCAACTTCAATCTCGCGTTCGACTTCAGGTGTTTTCACAATCTCGAAGCTGCCCAAACGTCCCAATCCAATTCCAGTTGCACCATGACACCACTGAGTTAGAAAACTGTGCTGTCCTGCCTGTCCTGCTCCACGAAAATCTGGCCAGTTAGCATGAGACTCGGAAAAAACGCTGCGCTCGTACTCAATCCCTTCTAGGGCAGCTTCTAAGTAGTCACGGTTATTGGTGACAGCGTAAAGCCGTAGTAGTGCATAGGAAATGCCAGCAGCTCCATGGGAAAACCCTGTTAGGGGTTTTGCCCCAAGGGTTGACCAGGCTGGAGGCGAACCTTCATAGCTGGCCTGATGGGCGATTAGATGCTGTCCGCAGGCGATCGCTCTCTGCAATACCGATGCCTCTTTTGTAGCCTCATACAGAGACAATAACCCTAACATCGCTCCGGCTGCTCCACTAAAAATATCCAATTGCCGATCTGCCGCAATTAGCTCTGGCGCTATCCAATTGGACAGAGAACAAGCATCTTGCAGGAGCGTTGCATCATCCAGGAATTGACTTATCTTCACAAATGTATAGATCGTCGAGCCTACACCTGACGCTCCTCCAATTCCGTTCAGACGGGCAATGCGCTGCTGAGATTCTCGATCTATAGTCTGGATCTGCCGCCGCATAGACTGTAGTGTCTGTAAGGCTAGATTGCGAAAGTGAGAATCGCTGGATACCTGGCTGAGCGCGGCGAAGAATAGAGACACCCCACAGCGGCCTTCATACAGATTATCGTTTAACACCTGTAGCTGGAATCGTTCAGACTTAATTTCATAACCTAAGCCAATCCAGTTAAGGCTGCCATCTGGTTCTGCAATGGCTCTAGCCTCGATTTCAGCAGCAATCTTCTTTGCTTCCGCGATCGCTTGTTCCGAATTCAGCAACGGTAATGTCTCAGCATTCCATTGCTCGCTTTTATCGCTTGAGGTTTGAGCTACCTTAGCGTAAAAGGAGCTTTGAATTATGGCAATTTGTCTCGCTAGGTCAGCGAGATCGAGCGTCTGTAATTGGTTCAGCACTTGCTCGTAGCTGGATTTGCGAAAGTAGTGTGGAATAGCCTGGCTTTTGCCTACACTCAACTCATCGCAAGCAGCGCTAGCAGTAAAAAAGGGAAAGTCTAACTGCTCCATAGCTTGCAGTTCTGCATCCAGGATCGGCCAAGCATCAGGTTTGTTTTGAGCAATTAGAAAAGCACAACTGAGGCGATCCAGTTCAATACTATAGTCCACTCCGTGCTTTAGATAATCGGGTGCCCATGCATTTTGCAAGATAGTACCGTAAATGCGGGTGGCGCGGAAGATAAAGCGAATCTGTCGATCTTGCATATCGGCAAGTGGGCTTTCTGGAGCCAGTAACTCATCCCTATTTACCATCAAGAAACGATACATCTGTTCAAATCCCATAGCGATTTGCGTTTGATAATCGTTGGCTGACAAAGCTATTGCACCTAAGCGCGGCACGTTTTTCTCAAGAGGAAATGCTACAGGCTCGTACTGCTGGTGCATATGGTCGGTGTTGATTGCTTTCCAGCGAAGAACTTTTCGGGAAGTTTGCTGGGGAGCGCTACTGCCCAACCCACTGATGTCATAGGCAATGCGGCGATCGCTACTAAAGTCCCAGCGGGGCAGTAGTCCCGTGCGCAGTACGGAGTCCCAAAGGTGCTGTGCTGCGGTTGTCTCAAACTCCTGGATAAATGGTGAATTTTCAATCAAATTTGCTTCATGGTGCAGCAGAGTTTCCATATCGATTAATACTAAGTCCTCACCATGAGCGATTAGGTTTTCGTGGTGGCAGTCAGTTCCTCTGAGGACGTAAAGTACGCACAGTAACATCCCAGCTCGCTGGTGAAAGCGCGACGCAGCAGCCTCATCCGCGCAAGGTTGGTGCTCGACATATTCTACCCAACCGTAATCGCTCCGGTTAAGCACCTGAATCGCTTTAAAATCCAGGAACTGGCTGCGCTGGTTACACCAGTTCAAAAATTCATTAAAGGCAACTTCTAGTCCTAAATCTTTAGGTTTATAGACGAGCTTAAACCCAGACTCAAAGGTTAGTACAATGACAGATCGACCTCGCTTATGGGGATCGGAAAGAGAGGTTTGGATAGCTGTGACTTTGTTTTGGAAAAATGGAACTGTTGTCGAGCTAAAGATACGCTGGATGTCCGCTCGATCCCGGACAAGACGTTCGAGGAACTCGGTTGCGAATTCAACCCAAAAATCTACTGCTGATGCCACTAACCGACCGAGGACTGGATACTTTTGAAAAAAAGCTAATAAACCATCTTGCAGCAGGCGCTCGACAAACTGAGTATAGTGGATTTTGCTGCGATCGCTTTCCATGTCTAAACCCAGCAAAGTAAGCAAATTCTGACCAAAGGGACGAACCTGAGAAAATTCAAAATTTAGCGTCCTGGTGCAAATTCCTTCCAGCCGTTCCAGCAAACTGCGCTCTAAAGCCTGATATGCTGCTTCTGAGAGAATAGATAGGGGAAGGGTATCCTCCGTATGTTGGAGAGAACCGAAGCCAGTCAAGAGTTTCTGCCTGCCAACTGCGATCGCGGGTAGAAGAATATCTTCAAAGGGAATCGGATTGTCTGGATCGATTGGCAGAGATGGTTGAGATGCAGGTGAAAATCCCGTGGCTGTCTCAATAATTTGTTGTAGGGTTTCTGCCCATTCCGGCAATGACTGAGTTGTATTAAATTGTATAGCTCCTAACCGAGAGCGAACCGTATTAAGATTCAAGCCTTGCCACTGCAAACGTCTCTGAAAAGTTTCCCAATCGCCTCGGGCAGTGACTTGGCACCAACGATCGAGACGGCGATCGATTTCCGACTCGTTTGTCCGCAGGTTATCCCTACTAAAGCGATTTGAATCGAGGCGTTCCCACAGCGTGCTGGCGTTAGCAACAATCGATACTAAATCTGTATGAGAGCAGTTGACTGGAGGTGTAATTGATATCTGAGGCATAGGGCAATTCCTGAGAATAAGAGGTGGATATAGCTATATTCAGATCTGTTAGTATGAGGGGTGTGGGGGCGTAGCCCCCACGCAGGGGTTCTACCCCTGCACCCCGTCCTAATCCTGTTGAATATAGCTATAAATACTAAACAAAGTAGAAGTAAGGGAAAAGCGATCGCTGACAATCCTTTAAGCAGGGAAGAAGCCACCTTCCTGCAAACAGAGACGTCAATCTCGGGTAGTTTGGAAGCCACTCAACCAGAAATTAGTCGAGTGGCTCGGAATGGTGGTCTATATCAACAAACGCCATCGGCGGCGTAGAGACAAGATCTCACTTTGGTCGTATCGAACGTCGTATCCGAACAGCACCACCTGCTGCCACTCACTGCCAGTAAGTCAGCTTCGCTAAGTTCGCGATTCTCTAACATGAGTCCGGCGATTGTCTGAGCTACTTTCTCTTGAGTGAAAGAGTAGCCCTTTTGCGCGCTAGCGGTTGCGATCGATTTAATCGCATCTGCCAGGCTGCCAGCTTCTTTTACTTGCTGTTGCAGTTGAGCATTTTGCAGCAGTTCTTTGATATTCTCAATCATGAGATTATTCTCCTTGATGAAATTAGACAATGAGAGATGTTTGCGAGTATTTCATCAGCACATTGCATTAACGAGCAATTGGCAGCAACACTACAAGATCACAACGCTTGTACCACCACACATAGTCTCTCCGCATCTAGCCGCACCAGCAACGGCGAGCAAGTCGGTTTCGGAGAGTTCGCGCTCTTCTAACATTAACTTGCTGACCGCCTGAGCTACTTTCTCTTGGGTGAAAGAGTAGCCCTTTTGCGCGCCAGCAGTTGCAATCAGCTTAATTGCTTTAGCCAGACTGTCAGCTTCTTTTACCTGCTGTTGCAGTTGAGTATTTTGCAGCAGTTCTTTGATATTCTCAATCATGAGATTATTCTCCTTTTACTATTAATTGAAATCGCCAACTAGTTCTATAGACAACAAACTCCAGGTGTTCCATGTGTTACTGTCTGTGTGTTCCAGGGAATATACCCCCCAGCAACTGCAAGTAACTCCCCTTCTGGGAGTTCGAGCTTCTCTAACATTAGCTCGCCGATCGCCTGAGCTACGCTCCCTTGAGTGAAAGAGTAACCCTTTTGCGCTCCAGCAGCTGTAATAAGTTTAATGGCATCTAACAGGCTGCCAGTTTCCTTAACTTGCTGCAGCAGTTGAGCATTTTGCAGCAAATCTTTGATGTTCTCAATCATGGATTTATTCTCCTTGTTGAAGTTGGATAATGTGAGATGTTTGCTAATGTTTCATCGCCACGCTTTCAGAATAGGAAAATTTTTTGTTGCTGTCTGCCGGAAAAGTTCAGGAAAAATCAGGAAAGAATGTCGGAAAAGATCGGATGGCGATCGCTAGAACGAGGTGTAAAATGTAGTATGGATGCGTGCCATGAATCGTGCTTATGACTGCTGAAGAAGCCTTAGCCCTACTTGACACCCTTCTGCAAAAGCAAAAACTTAAAGACATCCAGGAATCGGTCTTTCGTTATGCTTGGCAGGGATTGACGTACCCAGAGATTGCACAGTACCTCGGTTATGATGCCAGCTACGTTCGCGATGTCGGTTACCAATTGTGGCAACAACTTACTCAGGAATTTGGCGAGCAAGTCACCAAGAAGAACTTGCAGGAAGTAATCATGCGGCAGTTTTACCTTAGTCAAAAAGGTAATGCCCGATCGCCTCTCTCCTCTGAGAGCACACCTATCGAGACTATAGCAATCGCTT includes:
- a CDS encoding Uma2 family endonuclease produces the protein MVAQLKHSDRAPMSPQEYLAWEAQQDTKHEYEHGEIIAMTGGSIPHSQIPVNLSTLLNLHLRGKGCKVLVNDAKVAIPNKGVYYYPDISITCDDRDRQARDFIQYPCLIAEVLSPSTESRDRGQKFRNYRRIETLQEYLLIDCDRPSLEIYRRNQSNNWELIHIFNEQLNFDAANPEVYLASVDLKFPLSELYANVEFLPETTETAP
- a CDS encoding type 2 lanthipeptide synthetase LanM family protein, yielding MPQISITPPVNCSHTDLVSIVANASTLWERLDSNRFSRDNLRTNESEIDRRLDRWCQVTARGDWETFQRRLQWQGLNLNTVRSRLGAIQFNTTQSLPEWAETLQQIIETATGFSPASQPSLPIDPDNPIPFEDILLPAIAVGRQKLLTGFGSLQHTEDTLPLSILSEAAYQALERSLLERLEGICTRTLNFEFSQVRPFGQNLLTLLGLDMESDRSKIHYTQFVERLLQDGLLAFFQKYPVLGRLVASAVDFWVEFATEFLERLVRDRADIQRIFSSTTVPFFQNKVTAIQTSLSDPHKRGRSVIVLTFESGFKLVYKPKDLGLEVAFNEFLNWCNQRSQFLDFKAIQVLNRSDYGWVEYVEHQPCADEAAASRFHQRAGMLLCVLYVLRGTDCHHENLIAHGEDLVLIDMETLLHHEANLIENSPFIQEFETTAAQHLWDSVLRTGLLPRWDFSSDRRIAYDISGLGSSAPQQTSRKVLRWKAINTDHMHQQYEPVAFPLEKNVPRLGAIALSANDYQTQIAMGFEQMYRFLMVNRDELLAPESPLADMQDRQIRFIFRATRIYGTILQNAWAPDYLKHGVDYSIELDRLSCAFLIAQNKPDAWPILDAELQAMEQLDFPFFTASAACDELSVGKSQAIPHYFRKSSYEQVLNQLQTLDLADLARQIAIIQSSFYAKVAQTSSDKSEQWNAETLPLLNSEQAIAEAKKIAAEIEARAIAEPDGSLNWIGLGYEIKSERFQLQVLNDNLYEGRCGVSLFFAALSQVSSDSHFRNLALQTLQSMRRQIQTIDRESQQRIARLNGIGGASGVGSTIYTFVKISQFLDDATLLQDACSLSNWIAPELIAADRQLDIFSGAAGAMLGLLSLYEATKEASVLQRAIACGQHLIAHQASYEGSPPAWSTLGAKPLTGFSHGAAGISYALLRLYAVTNNRDYLEAALEGIEYERSVFSESHANWPDFRGAGQAGQHSFLTQWCHGATGIGLGRLGSFEIVKTPEVEREIEVALQTTQKYALQIIDHLCCGNLGRVEALLVGAQRCSRSDWHQTAFQNATNVVSRARRTGAYQLFPNLPNSVFNPGFFQGTAGIGYQLLRLAQPDRLPSVLLWE
- a CDS encoding peptidase domain-containing ABC transporter, with product MRLQLSAVECGAACLAMILSYFGRETTVAECRDRMNIGRDGALAETIAKCARSYGLRVKAYSLADLADFKYVQLPAIAHWEFNHFIAIERWSPQRVEIVDPALGRRQLTSAEFATGFTGVVLTFEPGSQFERRDRKDTRSWRNYLIQYVLDRPGLLAQILGSSLLLQVFGLAVPIFTKILVDRVLPLQIASSMPILAVGMAMPLLAQAVTSYLRASLLIYLQARMDARMMLDFCDRLFALPFSFFERRTTGDLLMRLASNATIRETLTSQTLSIVLDGAFVLGYLALLLAEAPIFGLVVSIAGMLQLGLLFATTGRIHDLMQRDLLAQSESHSYLVEALTGILTLKASGSEDRAFDRWSNLFFNQLHVSLQRNHLAAGIDTAMLALRMGSPLVLLWVGALLVLNGTMSLGTMLAFNAIAMAFLVPLASLVSNGQKLQLVGAHLERLVDVLTAEPEQKLHGVKTAPPLTGRIQLNQVSFRYDENAPFVLRDISLEIEPGQKIALVGRSGSGKSTLAKLLLGLYLPTMGEILYDGIPLQAFNWRTLRSQFGVVLQEPFLFSGSIRQNITVNNPSLDLEQVVQAAKLAAIHEDIVQLPMGYETRIAEGGSGLSGGQRQRLAIARALVHQPAIILLDEATSHLDVMTESLVEQNLDRLGCTRIAIAHRLSTIRNADTIFVVDRGTIVERGSHEELLSQRGYYASLVLSSDLGEIPSLTSSVERKTR